From Caldanaerovirga acetigignens, one genomic window encodes:
- a CDS encoding heavy metal translocating P-type ATPase has translation MSEKAKEYRVEGITCLDCAAKFEKRIATLPGITKARFDPLAGRLIVEGDADIEEIIKEGLKENYKIMPVKEKTALKNEKFKIDSELLRVVFSSLSILAGFILKMKGLLNLSVPFFLSAVIIGGFVNFKKAFYSLGRLELNINVLMSFAVIGAIAIGELEEAGVVSILFSVSEMLESWTVDNARNSLKKLIEMSPKTARVKKPWGVVEVPVEKVKVGDIVEVLPGEKVSMDGIVVKGASSVNEAAITGESMPVEKAPGDEVFAGTINLNGFLEIKATKLSGESTLAKIVELVKEAEQNRPKIQAFIDRFAAIYTPVVLTLAGILTFLPPILFGYDWHSWIYRGLALLVVSCPCALVLSAPVAVVSAISRAARSGILIKGGEVLEKAGALKVVAFDKTGTLTKGVPVVTDVIPLASSFQEEVLYKAASVERMSEHPIAKAIVKEAQIRKIEMASAVNFTALAGKGTKGVVDGETILIGNERHFGKREMISGEILKELKRIQEEGKTTVLVGTEEKILGIIALSDEVRETGKMAVAKLKGEGIKKTVLLTGDNRTAARAISKIIGVDEHFAELLPHEKVRVLEDLKKEYKDVAMVGDGINDAPALAAATVGIAMGQSGTDVALETADVVLMTDDLIKIALTVSLGKKTRRIIRQNIFISLFLKFAAIAATFPGWLTLYLAIIADMGATLLVTINGMRLLKFKDNF, from the coding sequence GTGTCTGAAAAGGCAAAGGAATACAGGGTAGAAGGCATAACCTGCCTTGACTGTGCTGCAAAATTTGAAAAAAGGATAGCGACTCTGCCTGGAATAACTAAAGCCAGATTTGATCCACTGGCAGGTAGGCTCATCGTGGAAGGGGATGCAGATATAGAAGAGATAATAAAGGAAGGGTTAAAAGAGAATTATAAAATAATGCCTGTAAAAGAAAAAACCGCTTTGAAGAATGAAAAATTTAAGATTGATTCGGAACTGCTACGAGTAGTTTTTTCTTCCTTGAGTATTCTTGCCGGTTTTATATTGAAGATGAAAGGCCTTTTAAATTTGTCGGTACCTTTTTTCCTATCCGCCGTGATAATAGGTGGCTTTGTAAATTTTAAAAAAGCTTTTTATTCGTTAGGAAGGTTAGAGCTGAATATAAACGTTCTCATGAGCTTTGCCGTAATTGGGGCTATTGCGATTGGAGAACTGGAGGAAGCCGGTGTTGTGTCGATTCTTTTTTCCGTATCAGAGATGCTCGAGTCCTGGACGGTAGACAATGCGAGGAATTCATTGAAAAAATTAATTGAAATGTCACCCAAAACCGCACGGGTGAAAAAACCGTGGGGAGTTGTCGAAGTACCTGTAGAGAAAGTCAAAGTAGGTGATATAGTAGAGGTATTACCTGGGGAGAAGGTGTCGATGGATGGTATTGTTGTAAAAGGGGCGTCGTCGGTTAATGAAGCCGCAATAACAGGGGAATCAATGCCGGTAGAAAAGGCTCCTGGGGATGAAGTTTTTGCTGGAACGATCAATTTAAATGGATTTCTTGAAATAAAGGCGACAAAACTATCTGGTGAAAGTACTTTGGCCAAGATAGTCGAACTGGTGAAGGAGGCTGAGCAGAATAGGCCGAAAATACAGGCCTTTATCGACCGGTTTGCAGCGATATATACACCTGTGGTTCTTACCCTTGCAGGTATCTTGACGTTTTTACCGCCGATACTTTTTGGATACGATTGGCATTCATGGATATATAGAGGCCTTGCGCTACTGGTGGTTTCCTGCCCCTGCGCACTTGTGCTGTCGGCACCGGTAGCCGTAGTAAGCGCAATAAGCAGGGCGGCCAGGAGTGGCATTCTTATTAAAGGCGGTGAGGTATTAGAGAAGGCCGGAGCTCTTAAAGTAGTTGCGTTCGATAAAACAGGCACCCTTACTAAAGGAGTTCCTGTTGTGACAGATGTGATACCCCTAGCATCATCATTCCAGGAAGAAGTATTATATAAAGCAGCAAGCGTCGAAAGAATGTCAGAACACCCCATAGCAAAAGCTATAGTTAAAGAAGCACAAATTCGTAAAATAGAAATGGCTTCAGCGGTAAATTTTACTGCTTTGGCTGGCAAAGGAACGAAGGGGGTTGTGGATGGAGAGACTATTTTGATAGGAAATGAGAGACACTTTGGAAAAAGAGAAATGATTTCAGGAGAAATTTTAAAGGAGTTAAAGCGCATTCAGGAAGAAGGGAAGACTACAGTGCTTGTAGGGACCGAAGAAAAAATCCTGGGCATAATAGCGTTGTCGGACGAGGTAAGGGAAACAGGCAAGATGGCTGTCGCTAAATTAAAGGGTGAAGGGATAAAAAAGACGGTTTTGCTAACTGGAGACAACCGTACTGCAGCAAGAGCGATATCTAAAATTATAGGTGTAGATGAACATTTCGCCGAACTTTTGCCCCACGAGAAAGTAAGGGTTTTAGAGGATTTGAAAAAGGAGTATAAAGATGTGGCGATGGTAGGCGACGGCATAAATGACGCCCCGGCTTTAGCCGCGGCGACTGTGGGAATAGCTATGGGACAGAGCGGCACCGATGTAGCCCTTGAAACTGCAGATGTAGTCTTGATGACAGATGACCTTATAAAGATAGCCCTCACCGTAAGTTTGGGCAAAAAAACAAGGCGGATTATCCGCCAGAACATTTTCATTTCGCTTTTTTTAAAATTTGCCGCTATAGCAGCGACCTTTCCGGGATGGCTTACGCTTTACCTGGCAATTATTGCAGACATGGGTGCTACACTACTTGTTACAATTAACGGTATGCGACTTTTAAAATTTAAGGATAATTTTTAG
- a CDS encoding prenyltransferase, with product MQKKDWPRHWRGFWQLADPKIWIASTVPMAVGAALAYGIEGKFSLYWLLWSMIGVYLIEIGKNAINEFVDYESGVDRYVAPDKRTPFSGGKKVIVDGILSVSEVKAIAVWTMALAGLIGVYIVLYREPSVLWIGAAGLILSIIYSLPPFKLCYRGFGEITVGLTFGPLVLCGTYLVQAHRISFEAVLASLIIGFLIANVLLINQFPDYEADLRGNKRNWVVRLGKKRATQLYFTLFAAAFATCPVLAYISGNPAFLLPLCTCPIAKNAVKIAKIYYNDIPNLIQANAKTVQVYQLTGLTLIIGAIFNKFLQ from the coding sequence ATGCAAAAAAAGGATTGGCCAAGGCACTGGAGGGGATTTTGGCAACTCGCGGACCCTAAAATTTGGATTGCCTCAACGGTCCCGATGGCTGTAGGTGCTGCTTTAGCTTACGGCATCGAAGGAAAATTTAGCCTCTATTGGTTGTTATGGAGCATGATTGGTGTGTACCTGATAGAAATAGGAAAAAACGCCATAAATGAATTCGTGGATTATGAATCTGGAGTGGACCGATACGTCGCACCCGACAAGAGAACCCCGTTCAGCGGAGGCAAGAAAGTAATAGTGGACGGAATACTTTCCGTTTCGGAAGTCAAAGCCATTGCTGTATGGACAATGGCGCTTGCGGGACTTATAGGAGTTTATATAGTTTTATATAGGGAACCTTCCGTCTTATGGATAGGAGCGGCAGGCTTAATACTTTCCATAATCTACAGCCTACCACCTTTTAAGCTGTGCTACAGGGGATTCGGTGAAATTACGGTAGGTCTCACCTTCGGGCCCCTCGTACTTTGCGGAACCTATTTGGTGCAGGCTCACCGCATTTCCTTTGAGGCGGTCCTAGCTTCCTTGATTATCGGATTTTTAATAGCTAACGTTCTTTTAATCAACCAGTTTCCTGACTACGAAGCAGATCTCCGCGGCAACAAACGAAACTGGGTGGTAAGACTCGGCAAAAAAAGAGCCACACAGCTTTATTTTACGCTTTTCGCCGCGGCCTTTGCCACATGTCCGGTTCTAGCTTATATTTCCGGCAATCCCGCGTTTTTGCTTCCTTTGTGTACCTGCCCCATAGCGAAAAACGCCGTTAAAATTGCAAAAATATACTATAACGATATTCCTAACCTAATACAGGCCAATGCTAAAACCGTGCAAGTTTATCAGCTTACGGGCTTGACTCTGATTATAGGAGCAATCTTCAACAAGTTTTTACAGTGA
- a CDS encoding FMN-binding protein, with protein MRKLLVLALVLCLVVALVAGCSSQKKQEGQPNQQQEQQGGQQEQQVAYKDGTYYAEEKEFSEQGWKGLVTVIVKDGKITKVFYDEINKEGKLKSFDPEYGPKMKEKSGTTPLEAYAKLEQSLIDKQKAEAVDVVSGATHTSEAFKALAAEALKGTPVEAKGGLKDGIYKAAEANFDDHGWKAMAAIIVKDGKIQSAFFDEISKEDGHYKSVDQEYAKNMEAKSGQTPAKAVEALTKSLIEKQDAAQVDTVAGATGTSTKFKNLMTEALSLAK; from the coding sequence ATGAGGAAACTGTTAGTACTCGCGCTGGTCCTTTGCTTGGTAGTTGCCCTTGTAGCAGGTTGCAGCTCCCAAAAGAAACAGGAGGGTCAACCAAACCAGCAGCAGGAACAGCAGGGCGGCCAGCAAGAGCAGCAGGTAGCTTATAAAGACGGCACCTACTATGCTGAAGAGAAAGAATTCAGCGAGCAAGGCTGGAAAGGTCTTGTGACAGTGATTGTGAAAGATGGAAAAATAACAAAAGTTTTTTATGATGAAATCAATAAAGAAGGAAAGCTAAAGAGCTTTGACCCAGAATATGGTCCGAAAATGAAGGAAAAGTCTGGCACGACGCCTTTAGAAGCTTATGCTAAACTGGAACAGTCGCTTATTGATAAGCAAAAAGCCGAAGCTGTAGATGTAGTAAGTGGAGCAACCCATACATCCGAAGCATTCAAGGCTTTAGCAGCTGAAGCTTTAAAAGGCACACCGGTCGAAGCCAAAGGTGGACTTAAGGATGGAATTTATAAAGCAGCGGAAGCCAATTTTGACGATCACGGTTGGAAAGCTATGGCCGCCATTATCGTAAAGGACGGCAAGATTCAATCGGCTTTCTTTGACGAAATCAGCAAAGAAGACGGACATTACAAATCCGTAGACCAAGAATATGCAAAGAATATGGAAGCAAAATCTGGCCAAACTCCTGCTAAAGCGGTAGAAGCCCTTACTAAATCGCTCATCGAAAAACAGGACGCAGCTCAGGTTGACACTGTAGCTGGTGCAACCGGAACTTCGACCAAATTTAAGAACTTAATGACGGAAGCCCTTTCTCTGGCAAAATAA
- a CDS encoding polyprenyl synthetase family protein, translating into MALYEFYNQISKEMELLEEKLLESVKTKEPFLWDALKNTIKAGGKRIRPALVYLSARFGNYDFNKITPLAIAVELVHTATLIHDDIVDDSPLRRGIPTVQAAIGKDAAVYAGDFVLAKALKTLVDHGDIEILKSISGVLYKICEGEARQKEEAFNIDISFIDYIRRIRKKTALLFAISCELGARGAEAPLSAIYALKKYGMMLGMAFQVTDDILDLTADEKKSGKPLGNDIKEGVITLPLLYALNYSSRALELRELFSDPARWDSNTIQYIIEIVRESGGIEYARRVAERYISKSKQYLSVLSDIQAKRLLLTLADYVVNRAR; encoded by the coding sequence GTGGCATTATACGAATTTTATAATCAGATATCAAAAGAAATGGAATTGCTTGAGGAAAAACTCCTAGAATCGGTTAAAACAAAGGAACCTTTTTTATGGGATGCGTTGAAAAACACTATTAAGGCCGGTGGAAAGAGAATAAGGCCTGCATTGGTCTATCTTTCCGCGCGATTTGGCAATTACGATTTCAATAAAATCACACCCCTTGCCATCGCGGTTGAGTTGGTGCATACTGCTACACTCATCCACGACGACATCGTTGACGATTCTCCTTTGAGGAGAGGAATCCCCACAGTTCAGGCAGCAATAGGTAAAGATGCTGCGGTATACGCAGGAGATTTTGTGCTCGCAAAGGCTTTGAAAACCCTGGTCGACCACGGCGATATTGAAATTTTAAAGTCAATCTCTGGTGTGCTTTATAAAATTTGTGAAGGGGAAGCGCGCCAGAAAGAAGAAGCTTTCAATATAGATATAAGTTTTATTGACTATATTAGGAGAATAAGGAAAAAAACCGCCCTCCTTTTTGCCATCAGTTGTGAGCTCGGAGCAAGGGGTGCCGAGGCGCCCCTTTCGGCAATTTATGCCCTGAAAAAATACGGAATGATGCTCGGAATGGCGTTTCAAGTGACAGATGACATCCTAGATCTTACGGCGGATGAAAAAAAGAGCGGGAAACCCCTAGGAAACGACATAAAAGAAGGGGTAATTACCTTACCCTTATTATACGCCCTTAACTATAGTTCTAGAGCCTTAGAATTGCGAGAACTTTTCTCTGACCCCGCTCGGTGGGACTCAAATACCATCCAATATATCATCGAAATAGTCCGAGAATCTGGAGGAATAGAATACGCCCGGCGTGTAGCCGAGCGTTATATCTCAAAATCCAAACAATATTTATCAGTCCTCTCCGATATCCAAGCCAAGAGGTTATTGCTTACACTAGCCGACTACGTCGTGAATAGAGCCCGGTAG
- a CDS encoding FAD-dependent oxidoreductase gives MAEKKRIVILGGGYGGLTAAQKLNKLLARRDDVEIYLINRSPFQVYLTELHLVAGNRVKPEGVLYSLEKALEETGVRLVVDEIEDADMKSRILKGKKAEYPFDYLILACGSQPEYFGIPGMKENAFTLWSLEDALKIRHRVEEMFDKARYELDGEKRREYLTFVVGGGGFTGIEMIGELVEWVEDLCREYGISRDEVTLMVVEALPKILPNLSDELIKKATDYLERNKVKILLNSPIVNVEPDGFTLKSGEKIKTRTLIWTGGVRGNQLAEKLGLETGGRGRIRVNEYLETSEKGIYAIGDVSFYVNEKNFVMPALVESAMQSGECAAHNIAAEISGGSKKPLKLNLHGNMVSIGERYCVAEVMGRKLEGWIATFIKHLADMHYLLGVGGWTFVREYIGHQFFNKNRGKSFIVQNLGVSTSAFWLAILRIYLGYRWIMSGLEKVHSGWLAAGDKLVAGASTSPIGPNTPEWYASFVEKFIFPHALFFQTVITLSELAIGTCLVLGLFTMLASLGSLFMLLNFMISGSGDMWFFMVSLAVCFSGAGHSFGLDRWAIPWISRVAKRIIRGGGRKPALPGSIHDVVG, from the coding sequence ATGGCTGAGAAAAAGCGGATAGTTATACTGGGGGGTGGATACGGAGGGCTTACGGCCGCACAAAAGCTTAACAAGCTTTTGGCAAGGCGAGATGACGTAGAAATTTACCTCATAAACAGGTCTCCTTTTCAGGTATATCTTACCGAGCTGCACCTTGTTGCCGGCAACAGAGTAAAACCGGAAGGAGTGCTTTATTCGCTTGAAAAGGCACTGGAGGAGACCGGTGTCAGGCTCGTAGTTGATGAGATCGAGGATGCGGACATGAAGTCCAGAATACTGAAGGGCAAAAAAGCCGAATATCCTTTTGACTACCTGATTCTCGCATGCGGCAGCCAGCCCGAATATTTTGGTATCCCCGGAATGAAAGAAAACGCATTCACATTGTGGTCCTTGGAAGATGCACTGAAGATTAGGCATAGAGTAGAGGAAATGTTCGACAAAGCCAGGTACGAATTGGACGGAGAAAAAAGGCGAGAATATTTGACCTTCGTGGTGGGCGGCGGAGGATTTACAGGCATAGAAATGATAGGCGAGCTGGTGGAATGGGTTGAAGACCTGTGCAGGGAATATGGGATAAGTCGCGACGAAGTTACCCTTATGGTAGTGGAGGCCTTGCCGAAAATATTGCCGAATCTTTCGGACGAACTTATAAAGAAGGCTACAGATTATCTGGAGAGGAACAAAGTTAAGATATTATTGAATTCGCCCATAGTTAATGTCGAACCGGACGGATTTACCTTAAAGAGCGGAGAAAAGATAAAAACCCGTACCCTTATCTGGACAGGTGGAGTGAGGGGGAATCAGCTCGCGGAAAAGCTGGGCCTTGAGACTGGAGGCCGTGGAAGGATAAGGGTGAATGAGTACCTGGAGACCAGCGAAAAGGGCATCTATGCTATAGGCGATGTAAGCTTTTATGTGAATGAGAAAAATTTCGTAATGCCTGCCCTTGTGGAATCGGCCATGCAGTCGGGTGAGTGTGCGGCCCACAATATTGCTGCTGAAATTTCAGGTGGCTCCAAAAAACCCCTGAAACTAAACCTGCACGGAAATATGGTGTCTATTGGAGAAAGGTACTGCGTGGCAGAAGTAATGGGGCGCAAACTCGAAGGCTGGATTGCCACGTTCATAAAACATTTAGCTGACATGCATTACCTGTTAGGTGTCGGTGGATGGACTTTTGTGAGGGAATACATCGGCCATCAGTTTTTCAACAAGAACCGCGGAAAATCCTTTATTGTTCAGAATCTGGGGGTTAGCACCAGCGCTTTTTGGCTTGCTATTTTAAGAATATATTTAGGATACCGCTGGATCATGTCAGGACTTGAAAAGGTACACTCCGGATGGCTCGCGGCTGGTGACAAGTTGGTGGCGGGAGCTTCGACAAGTCCGATAGGGCCCAATACGCCGGAATGGTACGCGAGTTTTGTAGAGAAATTCATCTTTCCGCACGCCCTGTTCTTCCAGACGGTAATAACGTTGAGCGAACTTGCCATCGGCACGTGTCTTGTTTTAGGGCTTTTTACGATGTTGGCTTCTCTCGGGTCGCTATTTATGCTGCTCAATTTCATGATATCGGGTTCTGGTGACATGTGGTTCTTTATGGTATCGCTTGCCGTATGCTTCTCCGGTGCGGGGCATTCGTTTGGCCTTGACAGATGGGCGATTCCTTGGATCTCCAGAGTAGCGAAAAGAATAATCAGAGGAGGCGGCAGAAAACCCGCTCTACCGGGCTCTATTCACGACGTAGTCGGCTAG
- a CDS encoding ABC transporter permease encodes MRNSFRHVLIFLMIFVLWQTGSVALKSPILPSPVAVLCNLKKIFFSKIAIHAALSLYRIALGLVVSVLTGSTLGLLMGFYAPVDRFLSPIVYFTYPIPKIALLPIIMILLGIGEVSKITIIFIITVFQIIITVRDSVKNIPKEMFYSLKSLGANDATIFKEVVLPATMPELLTAVRLSTGTAISILFFTENFGTTHGMGYFIMDSWMRVNYIDMYSGILVLGGIGLLLFFAVDLLEIIFCRWKNL; translated from the coding sequence ATGAGAAACTCTTTCCGCCATGTCCTTATATTTTTGATGATTTTTGTATTGTGGCAAACAGGATCTGTTGCGCTAAAAAGTCCTATTTTACCATCACCGGTAGCCGTCTTATGCAATTTAAAGAAAATATTTTTTTCAAAGATTGCAATTCATGCTGCCCTCAGCTTATACAGAATTGCATTAGGTCTTGTTGTTTCGGTTTTAACAGGTTCGACATTAGGACTTTTGATGGGTTTTTATGCCCCGGTCGACAGATTTCTTTCGCCTATCGTATATTTTACATATCCAATACCTAAAATCGCACTGCTACCTATAATAATGATATTATTAGGCATTGGGGAAGTGTCAAAAATTACTATTATATTTATTATAACTGTATTTCAAATAATTATTACCGTGCGCGATTCGGTAAAAAACATACCCAAAGAGATGTTTTATTCCCTGAAGTCTTTAGGGGCAAATGATGCGACAATTTTCAAAGAGGTTGTCTTGCCTGCAACTATGCCGGAATTGTTGACCGCTGTTAGGCTAAGTACCGGAACGGCCATTTCGATTTTATTTTTTACGGAAAACTTCGGGACTACTCATGGCATGGGATATTTTATCATGGATTCGTGGATGAGAGTTAATTACATCGACATGTATTCGGGAATTCTGGTCCTGGGTGGAATAGGATTGCTTTTATTTTTTGCTGTTGATTTACTCGAAATTATTTTCTGTCGATGGAAAAACCTATAA
- a CDS encoding ABC transporter ATP-binding protein has protein sequence MIKVRNLGVYYDKFKALSGLNLEVEKGGIAAVIGPSGCGKTTLLYVLAGIINKFEGEVLINDAPIDPRRHRIGLVLQDYGLLPWKRVFENALLGLKVKKKVIEKEDKEYAEYILARVGLSGFFKRYPGELSGGQKQRVAIARAFIMKPDILLLDEPFSALDAITREEMQDLFLDVWKSDSVSTVFVTHSTEEAMYLGKKITVMTGPPGRIVSTLDNPFFGVREVKDIEHYISIKLKLRKLLKGIQK, from the coding sequence ATGATCAAAGTACGCAATCTAGGAGTGTATTACGATAAATTTAAAGCACTTTCGGGATTAAATCTGGAAGTGGAAAAGGGAGGGATAGCTGCTGTAATTGGCCCCTCCGGATGCGGGAAAACCACGCTTCTTTATGTATTGGCAGGAATCATAAATAAGTTCGAAGGTGAAGTTTTGATAAATGATGCACCGATAGATCCGAGAAGACATAGGATAGGCCTTGTGCTCCAGGATTATGGACTTTTGCCCTGGAAAAGGGTATTTGAAAATGCGCTCCTAGGATTGAAAGTAAAGAAAAAAGTGATTGAAAAAGAAGATAAGGAATACGCCGAATATATCCTGGCCCGGGTGGGCCTTTCCGGTTTTTTTAAAAGGTACCCAGGCGAATTAAGTGGTGGGCAGAAGCAAAGAGTAGCGATAGCGAGGGCTTTCATTATGAAGCCGGATATTCTTTTGCTGGACGAACCCTTTTCCGCCCTTGATGCGATAACCAGAGAGGAAATGCAGGACCTTTTCTTAGATGTGTGGAAAAGCGATTCTGTTTCGACTGTTTTTGTGACTCACAGTACCGAAGAAGCGATGTATTTGGGGAAAAAGATAACTGTCATGACGGGGCCTCCCGGTCGGATCGTTTCGACTTTAGATAATCCTTTCTTTGGTGTGCGAGAGGTAAAGGATATCGAGCATTATATATCAATAAAATTAAAATTAAGGAAATTATTAAAGGGTATACAAAAATGA